A window of Candidatus Zixiibacteriota bacterium contains these coding sequences:
- a CDS encoding pyridoxal phosphate-dependent aminotransferase, with the protein MPLTKPKVSKRGKEMPASPIRKLIPLADEIKKKGVKVYHLNIGQPDIPTPVEFWNAIKNYPNKVLAYGNSKGDIRLIQSMVEYYERKNIFVQPENIQITTGGSEALIFAMICISDVGEEIIVFEPFYTNYNSFARMADINLVPIPTKAENGYHLPEKKAIEKKITSKTRGILLATPNNPTGTVFTRQEMETIAELAKKYDLFFLSDEVYREFIYEGVHTSIMHIEGIEDRAILLDSISKRYSACGARIGCLVSKNKEITDTALKLGQSRLCSPSIEQYGAIGALGLPEDYFLAMADEYKRRRDTCYAELMKIPGVFCQKPSGAFYIMAKFPVKDIEDFARWMLSDFSLDGATTMIAPGPGFYASKGMGKDEARIAYVLNVEDLKKAMRILAKGVEKYNKVKG; encoded by the coding sequence ATGCCTCTTACAAAACCCAAAGTCTCTAAGAGAGGGAAGGAAATGCCGGCCTCTCCCATCAGGAAGCTGATACCTCTGGCAGATGAAATCAAAAAGAAAGGAGTCAAAGTCTATCATCTAAACATCGGACAGCCGGACATTCCTACACCAGTAGAGTTTTGGAATGCTATCAAGAACTACCCGAATAAGGTTCTGGCATATGGCAACTCAAAAGGAGACATCCGGCTCATCCAGAGCATGGTGGAATATTATGAAAGAAAAAATATCTTTGTCCAGCCAGAAAACATTCAGATCACGACTGGAGGGAGCGAAGCTCTGATCTTTGCCATGATCTGTATTTCAGACGTGGGTGAGGAGATTATCGTGTTTGAGCCTTTTTACACTAATTATAACAGTTTTGCCCGGATGGCGGACATAAATTTAGTTCCAATTCCCACTAAGGCGGAGAATGGCTATCATCTTCCAGAAAAAAAAGCAATCGAGAAAAAGATAACCAGTAAGACCAGAGGGATTTTACTGGCCACTCCTAATAATCCTACAGGCACAGTATTTACAAGGCAGGAAATGGAGACCATTGCTGAACTGGCGAAAAAATATGACCTGTTTTTCCTTTCAGACGAGGTATATCGGGAGTTCATCTACGAAGGGGTTCATACCAGCATAATGCATATAGAAGGGATCGAAGATAGAGCTATTCTTTTAGATTCGATTTCCAAAAGATACAGCGCCTGCGGCGCCCGGATAGGATGTCTGGTTTCCAAGAACAAAGAGATTACAGATACCGCTTTGAAATTAGGTCAATCCCGACTTTGCTCCCCTTCGATCGAACAGTATGGTGCCATAGGTGCGTTAGGTTTGCCAGAGGATTATTTCTTGGCAATGGCAGATGAATACAAAAGGAGAAGAGATACCTGTTATGCTGAGCTGATGAAGATCCCTGGGGTCTTCTGCCAGAAACCCTCTGGTGCTTTTTACATAATGGCAAAATTCCCGGTAAAGGATATTGAGGATTTTGCCAGGTGGATGCTTTCAGATTTCTCCTTAGACGGAGCCACAACAATGATAGCCCCAGGTCCAGGATTTTATGCCAGCAAAGGGATGGGAAAGGATGAAGCCAGAATCGCCTACGTTTTG